A window from Lagopus muta isolate bLagMut1 chromosome 5, bLagMut1 primary, whole genome shotgun sequence encodes these proteins:
- the CNN3 gene encoding calponin-3 isoform X1: MTHFNKGPSYGLSAEVKNKIALKYDPQIEEDLRNWIEEVTGLSIGANFQLGLKDGIILCELINKLQPGSVKKINQSKLNWHQLENIGNFIKAIQVYGMKPHDIFEANDLFENGNMTQVQTTLVALAGLAKTKGFHTTIDIGVKYAEKQARSFDAGKLKAGQSVIGLQMGTNKCASQAGMTAYGTRRHLYDPKMQTDKPFDQTTISLQMGTNKGASQAGMLAPGTRRDIYDQKHILQPVDNSTISLQMGTNKVASQKGMSVYGLGRQVYDPKYCAAPTEPVIHNGSQGTGTNGSEISDSDYQAEYPDDYHGEYQDDYQRDYHGQYSDQGIDY; the protein is encoded by the exons ATTGCCCTGAAGTATGATCCCCAGATAGAAGAAGACCTGCGTAACTGGATAGAAGAGGTTACAGGCCTGAGCATTGGTGCAAACTTTCAGCTGGGACTGAAAGATGGCATCATTTTATGCGA GCTTATAAATAAGCTGCAGCCAGGatcagtgaagaaaattaatcaaTCAAAACTAAATTGGCACcag cTGGAGAACATTGGGAATTTTATCAAAGCGATCCAAGTGTATGGCATGAAGCCACATGATATTTTTGAAGCCAATGAtctttttgaaaatggaaatatgaCTCAAGTACAGACTACTCTCGTGGCACTAGCAGGTCTG GCAAAAACCAAAGGCTTTCATACTACAATTGATATTGGTGTCAAATATGCTGAGAAACAAGCACGAAGTTTTGATGCAGGAAAACTAAAAGCTGGTCAAAGTGTAATCGGCCTACAG ATGGGCACCAATAAGTGTGCCAGTCAGGCAGGCATGACTGCTTATGGAACTAGAAGACATCTCTACGATCCAAAAATGCAAACTGATAAGCCATTTGACCAGACAACAATCAGCCTACAGATGGGCACTAATAAAGGAGCCAGTCAG GCTGGTATGCTGGCACCAGGTACCAGAAGAGACATCTATGATCAGAAGCACATATTGCAACCTGTGGATAACTCAACTATTTCATTACAAATGGGCACCAACAAAGTAGCTTCACAGAAGGGAATGAGTGTGTATGGGCTTGGACGGCAAGTGTACGACCCCAAGTACTGTGCTGCACCTACAGAACCCGTCATTCATAATGGCAGCCAAGGAACAGGAACTAACGGGTCAGAAATCAGCGATAGCGATTATCAGGCAGAATACCCAGATGACTATCACGGAGAGTACCAAGATGACTATCAAAGAGATTACCATGGTCAGTACAGTGACCAAGGCATTGATTACTAG
- the CNN3 gene encoding calponin-3 isoform X2: MTHFNKGPSYGLSAEVKNKIALKYDPQIEEDLRNWIEEVTGLSIGANFQLGLKDGIILCELINKLQPGSVKKINQSKLNWHQLENIGNFIKAIQVYGMKPHDIFEANDLFENGNMTQVQTTLVALAGLAKTKGFHTTIDIGVKYAEKQARSFDAGKLKAGQSVIGLQMGTNKGASQAGMLAPGTRRDIYDQKHILQPVDNSTISLQMGTNKVASQKGMSVYGLGRQVYDPKYCAAPTEPVIHNGSQGTGTNGSEISDSDYQAEYPDDYHGEYQDDYQRDYHGQYSDQGIDY, encoded by the exons ATTGCCCTGAAGTATGATCCCCAGATAGAAGAAGACCTGCGTAACTGGATAGAAGAGGTTACAGGCCTGAGCATTGGTGCAAACTTTCAGCTGGGACTGAAAGATGGCATCATTTTATGCGA GCTTATAAATAAGCTGCAGCCAGGatcagtgaagaaaattaatcaaTCAAAACTAAATTGGCACcag cTGGAGAACATTGGGAATTTTATCAAAGCGATCCAAGTGTATGGCATGAAGCCACATGATATTTTTGAAGCCAATGAtctttttgaaaatggaaatatgaCTCAAGTACAGACTACTCTCGTGGCACTAGCAGGTCTG GCAAAAACCAAAGGCTTTCATACTACAATTGATATTGGTGTCAAATATGCTGAGAAACAAGCACGAAGTTTTGATGCAGGAAAACTAAAAGCTGGTCAAAGTGTAATCGGCCTACAG ATGGGCACTAATAAAGGAGCCAGTCAG GCTGGTATGCTGGCACCAGGTACCAGAAGAGACATCTATGATCAGAAGCACATATTGCAACCTGTGGATAACTCAACTATTTCATTACAAATGGGCACCAACAAAGTAGCTTCACAGAAGGGAATGAGTGTGTATGGGCTTGGACGGCAAGTGTACGACCCCAAGTACTGTGCTGCACCTACAGAACCCGTCATTCATAATGGCAGCCAAGGAACAGGAACTAACGGGTCAGAAATCAGCGATAGCGATTATCAGGCAGAATACCCAGATGACTATCACGGAGAGTACCAAGATGACTATCAAAGAGATTACCATGGTCAGTACAGTGACCAAGGCATTGATTACTAG